The DNA window CTCGACGCTGCCAACTGGCTCGGCTGCGGCTGACCTGTCGATGGGATGGGATGGCACCCTCTGGGCGATTGACCAGCAGGGCGCACCCCACATTTACGACCCGATTAATAACGAGTGGAATGTGCAGGGGGAAGGCATTGATGCCGCTGCTGCCATTGGAGAAACCCTCTATCTCTTTCGTGGCAGTGAGTATGTCACGGTGAATGTCTCTACCCAACAGACCAGTGCCCCGCTGCCCCATCACGTCGATCGCCACAAACCCGAAGTCCCCGCTGCCCCGATCGTTCCAACTGGGGATATCAGGAGCAGTGGCTGTGGGCGAGACCCTGTATGAGACCCTGTATCTGTTTCATGGAGGTCGGTATTGGCCCCAGGATGGGTCTCACCCCCCCCTCAACTTAACCGATATTCCAGGTTGGCCCAAGAGTGTAGCGAATTGGGCGGATGGCGTGATTGATGCGGTGTCTGTTCCGTCTAATCCCATGATGTTTGGGCAAATCACATTGCAACGCGGGAATGAGAGCCTTAATCTGGAATTTAACGGGCGGGGGTTTCAGGTGGTTGGTAGTCCCGCACCCCTGCCTCCCCAGGCGCTGGTTAACGCAGGTGCAGTCGCAACGGTGGGGAATAATCTTATCTTTTTCTACTACAGCGGCGTGCAGGTTGTGCAAGTGGGAACGAATGACATTGACCCGCATTATCTTCCAACCGTGCACCAAAACTGGCCCGCAACCTGGCATCCGGTACTGAACCATGCCCCCAGTGGTCGGATGGGGAACCTGTGGGTGGCAACCAAAGATGGCAACTTTGTCCATCACAATGGCGAAAACTGGAGCCTGGCGCTGCCGGATGCTCAAGCGACCTCGGTTTCCGTGGGGAACGACAACAGCGTTTGGACGGCACACCACAGTGCAACAGCTACCTTTCCCCATGTGTATGCCGTGGGAGATCCCGGCAATGGCATCCCCGGCTTGTTTGACCTGAGTAATGGTAGCGATCGCAGTTTTGCCTTTGACTACGACAGTAGTGGCAAGCAGGATCATCTGGTCTTCTACCGCACCGGCAATGGCACCGCTGGGACGGGCAAGATTGTCATTGTCAAAAATAATGGGGATGGCTCCTTCACCCAGGTTTATCCGGCTCCAGGTACTTCCCAGAGTGCGATCGGTGGGTACAGCTTTGACGAACAAGGAACCCCACTGTCTGGACAACCCGGCAATCTCGGCTTTGCCTTTGACTACGATGGCAGCGGTAAGCAAGATCATCTCGTCTTTTACCGTCCGGGTACAGGAGTAATCTCGATTCTCAAAAATCAAGGCGGCACTTTTACCCAGGTCTATCCACCATCAGGAGGGGGGACTGGGATTGGCGGCTACGACCTGAGCAATTCTGCCGATCGCGCCTTTGCCTTTGACTACAATGGCAGCGGCAAACAGGATCATCTCGTCCTCTATCGTCCGGGCAGGGGAATAATCTATATCATCAAGAATCAGAGCGGCACTTTTACTCCGGTCTATCAGACTGGATCTGTACCCAACGGCATTGGCGGTTATGACCTACAAGAACCCCAAGACAAGGGTTTTGCCTACGACTACGATGGCACAGGTAAGCTCGATCACCTCGTCTTCTACCGTCCTGGTGTGGGAGCGATCTTTATCCTGAAGAACAACAGCGGCAGCTTTACCACTGTCTATAAGCAAGTAGACCCAGGCAATGGCCAACAGGGTGGCGGCATTGGTGACTTTGCCCTAACGGGTCAGTACGATCAAGGCTTTGCCTTCGACTACAAGGGCACCGGCAAACAAAATTATCTTGTTTTCTACAGCCCCGGTACTGGCAAAATCTCTATTTTGCAGAATTTCAATGGCAACTTTTTGAATGTCTATCCCCAGGGGCAGCAAACTGGTGGCATTGGCGGCTATGACCTGGCTGGCACGATGGATCTGGGGTTTAGCTTTGATGCCACTGGCAGCGGTAACCAAAACGGCTTAGTCTTCTACCGTCCTGGCACAGGAGCGATCTTTATCCTGAAAACGGCGTTAAATTACACCCCCATCCTGGGCGGCTGGGCGAATGGCAGTTTCACAGAGCAGCCCCAGCCCGCAGGGGGCATCAATCAGGTGTCCGTTGGTGATGCGTCAAAGGTGTGGATACGCGACGGGCAAAACAACGTGATGCAGTACGACAGCCAGAATCAACAATATAGCCCTCCCAACACTCAGGTCGGTCAGGCTGCCCATATTGGGGCGAACAACGATGGCACCCTGTGGCACTGCAACAACACGCCTGATGCCCATCGGCTCGTATCTGAAGCAACTGCCCCTTCGGAACAGTTGACGGTGGATGCGGCAGTGACCAGCGTGCAGCGAGTTGCCACCACGGGGTTTGGTTCTTCCCACTGTTTGGCGCAATACAGCGATGGCAGCCAGGGCATTTATCGCTACGATTCGCCCTATGTGTTCAAAACCTCAAATGCCTACGGAAACGCAACGGGAATCATTTCAGGCTTTGGCAAAGTGTATGTGGTGCCACAGTTGCCAAATTCTGGGAATTTGAAAGATGGAATTGTTGCATTAGATGTGCATACGGGTGAGGAACTGGCAACCTATCCCACACCTGCAATGCCAGGGTATTACTACCAAAATCCTGTCCTTGACCCTGTTCACGAGTTAGTGTACGTAGTATCGAGCCGTTATGATGATGCACCTTCAGGGCACTCACAACTGCTTGCATTGGATGCCCACACGTTGACTTTACAGTGGTCATACTCAACTCAAAACAATTTTGAGTCGGCACCGGTGCTTACAGGGACTCAACTCTGTATTGGGGATAGCACGGGTTCAGTAGAAGCAGTAAATGTTTATATGTTTGATACAAATGCAGTGCTCAAGGCTGTTGCTGCTGGTCAATCGCCTCAACCCCTTTGGGTACAATCCCTCCAAGGAACTGAAGTAGCAGTTACCCCAACGATCGTTAGTAATCGGGTTTATGTAGCAGTAGCGAATTCAGAGGTTGGTGCCAATCATCTCGTTATTTGTGATGCTACCAATGGAACCGTCCAAAGTACGCAACCGATAGGAGCAGGAACTTATTCTCGACTGAAGGCAACGGTTGTTACAAATTCAGCACTTACAGACTCTGATCTAGAGGTCTATATTCCTGTTAATTCGGGAATATACGTTGTTCGTCCGTTTACCGACCAAAGTCCTGCTTTCTTCAGTTTGACAGATAAAGCTACCGTCACGAGTGGTGTCACTTACGACGATGGAACACGGGTGGGAGTTTTGTCCAGCCAAGGGGCAGCTAATTTAACCAGATTATGGTTTGGCGATAGCCTGGGTAGACTGTGGAGTATCGATCCGGCTACGGCTCAAGCTGTTGATGGAACGCCCGTTCAGCCTGTAGTCGGTTCTCCTATCATTTCGACACCTGTCATTTTCAAAGATTCCAAGGGTGGGGCAACCGTATTCTTTGGATCGGCAGGCACTGCAAATCAATCAGATGAAACCACGTCGTGGTTTCTTTACGGGTATGACCCTGATAATGGCAATCTGGCTCAACTGCCCACTGGAACAACATCGTTTTTCTCGATATCGCCGCTAAATAATGGTGTCGTTTATACTGGCGGACCAGGTTCCACTAATACAAACTCGGTTCCCCAGGTATTTGCAATTCGGGTCGATATGCTGGTGCAAGGGCTGCGCGACTTTATTATTGAATCGCAAATGATGCAAGACCCGGAGGAACCAGCAGAGGGCGTTCCTTCTAGCAATAACGGCATTCCGAATTCAGTAAACCGCTATCAGACTCACCTGACGGTGGTGGATGATAACAAAACCCCCCGTGCTAACGAAACCCTCAAGATCTGGGCAGATAAGCCCAATACCCAAATCACGCTGGGAAGTTTCAGCGGCACACCCGGTGGTTCCAGTGGCAGCCTTGATCCCAAAACCAATACCTACACCTGCACGATCGGTTCCGATGATGGGGACTTTGTCAGTGTGCAGACGGGAGCAGACGGCAGCCTGACGATCGCAAGTGATGCCACTGATATGTATACCACCCCACTCCGGGTATGGGCCAGCTTTATGAACGCCTACGAACGGATTGTAGTCAACCCCGACCAGGAGTTTCATCAACGGGTCACGACGGCTCATGCGACTGCCAGCGATACGGACCCCGACAAAGTAAATCTGGCAACCACGACCAACTATAAGGGAGCACCGCTGTTTACCTCGGATGAGGTAACCGCTGGACAACCTGCCAATACCGCAACGGCAGTGGGGCAGATGAAGCAGGGGCTAAATCTGGGTGGCACCAACACCTCCACCCGATTAAGCTATTCCCACCTGATGCAGGGGTCGCGTCTGGTGCCCCATTCGACCAGGGGCGAGCAACTGGCAGCTACGCCTCAGGCATACACCGCCTATACGGATCTGCACGGCATGGGCTATTTTGCCACCAATGTTCCGAGCCAGCGATCGGTGACGCCGGTACAGTCCGTGGGCTTTATCTTCACGTCCGGTTTCACTGCCGACAATAAACCTACAAAACCCAATGCCCCCTGCACAAATGCGTCGATTCAAACCTGTAGTCACAGCGACGCGCTGAACGAAATTGACACCTGGACGGGGGATGCCTGGCAGCCCTCTGATAGCAGCGTTGAACGGGTCTTGCAGGGGCGGCGGCGGCTGGGTAACTGGTGGACAGATTTCTGGAACTGGTTGTCCAATGCGGTTGATCAGTTGATTGCCATTGTGCAAAAGGTGGTGACGGCGATCGGCGATGCGGTGATGGTCGGAATCAATATGCTGGTGAAAGGGATTGAACAAGTTTTTCACTGCAAGATTCAATTTTTGGAAGACATTGCAGCGGCGATCGGCTCTTTCTTCAACATGCTGGAGAAAGTCCTATCCGATGTGCTGGAAGCCCTCAGCCTGCTATTCCACTTTGGGGAAATCCTCAAAACTCAACAATGGCTTGAAAGCTATCTCATCACTCAGTTAATCAATCTAAAACAAACGTTGAGTGAAACTGTTGTACCCAAGGTCGATAGTTACTTTAACGACGCCAAAGGCACTATCCAACAAGCTTTTGGAAAAGCAGTTCAGAATGCTCCTGCTCAGCCAGTTTCGCAGCAGCAAGGGGTTGGGGCTACCACCCACACCGCCTATAACGTAGGACAGGGGAACCAGCCCAAGTCCTCCCATGCCGTGCAGTGTAACTGGGGAACACAAAAGATGAATGCTGGCTTGCCCGGTGCACAGGAAAGTGGTGCCACCAGCGCTGCCCTGAAAGTTGGAGATGACCCGGTAAGCCAATTCTTCGCTGGATTTTTTGATGACTTGACGAACGGAACGTATAGTGATGATTTTTCTGGCTTCAAATCGTCATTTAACCAAATGTTCCAATCTACCTCTGTCAGCGGTTTCTTCCAGAGCGCATTAAATAGTTTTTTGAGCCTATTGGAAGGATTGATTGAGCTGTTGGTTGATATTGTCCACAGTTTCGTCGGTAAGATCGATCCCAACACTCAGCAAACAACTGGGTTATTAGCGTTATTCGAAGACGCGATCGACTCACTAATTGGTTCAGATGGTAAGGGCGGAGTGCTCAATACACCCATCACGATTCCAGTTTTGAGCTGGTTGTTTAACGCGATTACAGGCGAAAATTTAACTTTTCTGAACCTGATTACCTTAGTGATTGCCATTCCAGTGACGGTGGTTTTCCGTGTGGTAGAGGGGCAATTTCCATCGGAAGCTGGGTTGCCAAATCCCACATCGTCCGAGCCAAAACTGTTGCAAACTCAGTTGGGAGCTGCATCCCACGCTGTTCAACTGCTCCTGGGAATTGCGAATATTGGCCTCTCAGGTTTGGGAGGGCTTGCCACCGCTATTTCTGACGCAGTATCTTTAGGCTTATCGGGGCTTGAACTTCCACTCCTACCAAAGATTTACGTTGCACTTAGCCTCCTCTCCATTCCCCTGGGGCTTCCCTT is part of the Kovacikia minuta CCNUW1 genome and encodes:
- a CDS encoding PQQ-like beta-propeller repeat protein, whose product is MGETLYETLYLFHGGRYWPQDGSHPPLNLTDIPGWPKSVANWADGVIDAVSVPSNPMMFGQITLQRGNESLNLEFNGRGFQVVGSPAPLPPQALVNAGAVATVGNNLIFFYYSGVQVVQVGTNDIDPHYLPTVHQNWPATWHPVLNHAPSGRMGNLWVATKDGNFVHHNGENWSLALPDAQATSVSVGNDNSVWTAHHSATATFPHVYAVGDPGNGIPGLFDLSNGSDRSFAFDYDSSGKQDHLVFYRTGNGTAGTGKIVIVKNNGDGSFTQVYPAPGTSQSAIGGYSFDEQGTPLSGQPGNLGFAFDYDGSGKQDHLVFYRPGTGVISILKNQGGTFTQVYPPSGGGTGIGGYDLSNSADRAFAFDYNGSGKQDHLVLYRPGRGIIYIIKNQSGTFTPVYQTGSVPNGIGGYDLQEPQDKGFAYDYDGTGKLDHLVFYRPGVGAIFILKNNSGSFTTVYKQVDPGNGQQGGGIGDFALTGQYDQGFAFDYKGTGKQNYLVFYSPGTGKISILQNFNGNFLNVYPQGQQTGGIGGYDLAGTMDLGFSFDATGSGNQNGLVFYRPGTGAIFILKTALNYTPILGGWANGSFTEQPQPAGGINQVSVGDASKVWIRDGQNNVMQYDSQNQQYSPPNTQVGQAAHIGANNDGTLWHCNNTPDAHRLVSEATAPSEQLTVDAAVTSVQRVATTGFGSSHCLAQYSDGSQGIYRYDSPYVFKTSNAYGNATGIISGFGKVYVVPQLPNSGNLKDGIVALDVHTGEELATYPTPAMPGYYYQNPVLDPVHELVYVVSSRYDDAPSGHSQLLALDAHTLTLQWSYSTQNNFESAPVLTGTQLCIGDSTGSVEAVNVYMFDTNAVLKAVAAGQSPQPLWVQSLQGTEVAVTPTIVSNRVYVAVANSEVGANHLVICDATNGTVQSTQPIGAGTYSRLKATVVTNSALTDSDLEVYIPVNSGIYVVRPFTDQSPAFFSLTDKATVTSGVTYDDGTRVGVLSSQGAANLTRLWFGDSLGRLWSIDPATAQAVDGTPVQPVVGSPIISTPVIFKDSKGGATVFFGSAGTANQSDETTSWFLYGYDPDNGNLAQLPTGTTSFFSISPLNNGVVYTGGPGSTNTNSVPQVFAIRVDMLVQGLRDFIIESQMMQDPEEPAEGVPSSNNGIPNSVNRYQTHLTVVDDNKTPRANETLKIWADKPNTQITLGSFSGTPGGSSGSLDPKTNTYTCTIGSDDGDFVSVQTGADGSLTIASDATDMYTTPLRVWASFMNAYERIVVNPDQEFHQRVTTAHATASDTDPDKVNLATTTNYKGAPLFTSDEVTAGQPANTATAVGQMKQGLNLGGTNTSTRLSYSHLMQGSRLVPHSTRGEQLAATPQAYTAYTDLHGMGYFATNVPSQRSVTPVQSVGFIFTSGFTADNKPTKPNAPCTNASIQTCSHSDALNEIDTWTGDAWQPSDSSVERVLQGRRRLGNWWTDFWNWLSNAVDQLIAIVQKVVTAIGDAVMVGINMLVKGIEQVFHCKIQFLEDIAAAIGSFFNMLEKVLSDVLEALSLLFHFGEILKTQQWLESYLITQLINLKQTLSETVVPKVDSYFNDAKGTIQQAFGKAVQNAPAQPVSQQQGVGATTHTAYNVGQGNQPKSSHAVQCNWGTQKMNAGLPGAQESGATSAALKVGDDPVSQFFAGFFDDLTNGTYSDDFSGFKSSFNQMFQSTSVSGFFQSALNSFLSLLEGLIELLVDIVHSFVGKIDPNTQQTTGLLALFEDAIDSLIGSDGKGGVLNTPITIPVLSWLFNAITGENLTFLNLITLVIAIPVTVVFRVVEGQFPSEAGLPNPTSSEPKLLQTQLGAASHAVQLLLGIANIGLSGLGGLATAISDAVSLGLSGLELPLLPKIYVALSLLSIPLGLPLISSDAPAETDWVLFGLGAAVGLSSIAGLGTPPGVSNDEWGEFQSCLWCALSVLSLIISSVVFHQAGAPGGWAGVAFSVAVFSNVAGIINPIKVGAAALLTKRIVVVFDVAAPTIASFLSFLNTAADPT